One Clavelina lepadiformis chromosome 1, kaClaLepa1.1, whole genome shotgun sequence genomic region harbors:
- the LOC143452696 gene encoding phosphatidylinositol-3,5-bisphosphate 3-phosphatase MTMR2-like — translation MDGSEKSTAESPAQDQEGMVESSMIETPHSDGVPVVPGEQILVAVLKDVTYLCHFFGAIAGKMIVTNYKLYFYNESDKDRDVTIEVPLCTITRVEKVGGANTASRAAEGKNPYGLKVFCKDLRVLSFVMRQENRQRRTLYEKLQEQCFPLSNKLQFFAFSFKEDFGDDGAGWSVYNSKAEYQRQGLPAEGWRLTKANFKYELCDTYPQLLAVPSPATDDDLKQVAQFRSRGRIPVLSWIHPESQASITRCAQPLCGISSKRSRDDERYVHLILEANPHAHKLLIFDARPQANAVANVARGGGYEKSEAYTTSELIFCDIHNIHVMRESLRKLQDTCLTAHPIDDKHWLSNLEQSQWLLHIKTILAAATKITHHVETAKASVLVHCSDGWDRTAQLTSLSMIMLDSYYRTLEGFEVLIEKEWLSFGHKFAQRLGHGDKNHSDSERSPVFLQFMDAVWQIMQQFPAAFEFNEFFLILILDHLYSCMFGTFLCNCDRERKKEELKKRTRSLWSLVHSHKEDYLNALYASAYSNHIILPAAAIRHLEFWTTYYGRWNPLMKMQEPVQQRHKQLLGIRDVLKKKVEELQAQLAEKQQKDRNSTLKAKPAES, via the exons ATGGATGGCAGTGAAAAATCTACTGCAGAGAGTCCAGcacaa GATCAAGAGGGGATGGTGGAATCAAGCATGATTGAGACTCCTCACTCTGATGGTGTACCTGTGGTTCCTGGAGAACAAATCCTTGTTGCTGTGCTAAAGGATGTCACCTACTTGTGTCATTTTTTTGGAGCTATTGCTGGAAAGATGATTGTTACAAATTAcaagttatacttttacaatGAATCAGATAAG GACAGAGATGTCACTATTGAAGTGCCTTTATGCACAATAACTCGCGTTGAAAAAGTAGGAGGCGCAAACACTGCCTCCAGGGCTGCTGAAGGGAAAAACCCGTATGGACTTAAAGTCTTTTGTAAAGATCTCAGAGTTTTGAGCTTTGTTATGCGTCAAGAAAATAGGCAACGCAGGACACTGTATGAAAAACTACAAGAGCAGTGCTTTCcactttcaaacaaattg cAATTTTTTGCCTTCTCCTTCAAAGAAGACTTTGGTGATGATGGAGCTGGGTGGTCGGTGTATAATTCAAAAGCGGAATATCAACGACAGGGCTTACCAGCAGAAGGATGGAGGCTTACGAAAGCAAACTTTAAATATGAACTTTGTGATACATACCCGCAGTTG CTTGCAGTCCCGTCACCTGCCACTGATGatgatttaaaacaagttgcaCAGTTTCGAAGCCGAGGTCGAATACCAGTTTTATCATGGATTCATCCTGAAAGTCAG GCATCAATAACCCGCTGTGCACAGCCATTGTGTGGAATCAGTTCAAAGCGTAGCAGGGATGATGAGCGTTACGTCCATTTAATTTTGGAGGCGAATCCACACGCTCATAAGTTGCTAATATTTGATGCCAGGCCACAAGCAAATGCTGTTGCCAATGTG GCTCGAGGTGGAGGCTATGAAAAATCAGAGGCTTACACAACTTCAGAATTAATATTCTGTGATATACATAACATACACGTTATGAGGGAGTCCTTGCGTAAATTGCAAGACACTTGCTTGACCGCTCATCCTATCGATGACAAACACTGGCTTTCTAATCTTGAACAGTCGCAATGGTTGCTTCATATTAAA ACAATCCTTGCAGCAGCGACAAAGATTACACATCACGTTGAAACAGCAAAAGCATCAGTGTTAGTGCATTGTAGTGATGGATGGGACAGAACTGCTCAGCTTACCTCACTTTCAATGATTATGCTTGATTCTTACTATAGGACCTTGGAGGGATTCGAG GTTTTAATAGAAAAGGAATGGTTGAGCTTTGGTCATAAATTTGCACAAAGACTTGGCCATGGTGATAAAAATCATTCTGATTCAGAACGCTCACCTGTTTTTCTTCAGTTTATGGATGCTGTGTGGCAAATTATGCAGCAG TTTCCTGCGGCATTTGAATTCAATGAGTTCTTTCTTATTCTAATTTTGGATCATCTTTATTCCTGTATGTTTGGTACATTTCTCTGCAACTGTGATCGTGAAAGAAAGAAAGAg GAGTTAAAGAAGCGTACAAGGTCACTTTGGTCTTTGGTGCATTCACACAAAGAGGACTACTTGAATGCCCTGTATGCATCTGCTTACAGCAATCATATTATACTTCCTGCTGCTGCCATTCGCCATCTTGAATTTTGGACTACTTACTATGGTCGATGGAATCCTTTGATGAAAATGCAG GAACCTGTTCAGCAGCGACATAAACAACTTCTTGGTATTCGAGATGTGCTCAAGAAAAAAGTAGAAGAATTACAAGCACAACTGGCTGAGAAGCAACAAAAAGATAGAAATTCTACTTTAAAAGCAAAACCGGCGGAAtcttga
- the LOC143452774 gene encoding MIT domain-containing protein 1-like, whose amino-acid sequence MSSKSGTLTGVEESAVKILKRAIELEGAANYQPALVCYQEGIDLLLDVLKGCKDASKRKHFREKVEEYMTRAEQVKDAVQKLKESGKYHEQMKIEENSTGFGYSKVFGPYVDEYITEVHVEDAYIRSFHQINNFVRFCEMLIMRCKNVTNIHLTTTEDSNANQQKDGLHSIAQSLLPYGITLRVEYSTTLHDREITFSNGWIIKIGRGLDYFKKADKFSIGFHEMDLRKCHATTIDVFHKKHTRDR is encoded by the exons ATGAGTAGTAAATCAGGAACATTAACTGGTGTGGAAGAGTCAgctgtaaaaatattaaaacgaGCCATTGAGTTGGAAGGTGCAGCCAACTACCAGCCAGCACTGGTGTGTTATCAAGAAGGAATTGACTTGCTATTGGATGTTTTGAAAG GGTGTAAAGATGCGAGCAAGCGGAAACATTTTCGCGAAAAAGTAGAAGAGTACATGACGAGAGCTGAGCAAGTGAAAGATGCTGTGCAAAAGCTGAAAGAGAGTGGAAAATATCATGagcaaatgaaaattgaagaaaattcTACTGGATTCGGTTACTCGAAAGTATTTGGTCCTTATGTTGATGAATACATTACAGAGGTTCATGTAGAAGATGCGTATATTAGAAGCTTTCATCAG ATCAACAACTTTGTGAGATTTTGTGAAATGCTCATAATGCGAtgcaaaaatgtaacaaatattCATCTCACCACCACAGAAGATTCTAATGCAAACCAGCAGAAAGACGGTTTACACAGTATTGCTCAGAGTCTGCTTCCGTATGGTATAACTCTTCGAGTTGAGTATTCCACAACACTTCATGATCGCGAGATAACATTTAGCAATGGATGGATTATAAAAATTGGTAGAGGTttagattattttaaaaaggCTGATAAGTTTAGTATAGGTTTTCATGAAATGGACCTCAGAAAATGCCACGCTACCACAATTgatgtatttcataaaaaacacACACGAGACAGGTAG
- the LOC143452736 gene encoding serine protease 30-like has protein sequence MEKKNYSAGMKKDKKEMMPMESTSIVQEEKVIGKSKQSPEIDRPSTSVESRPEEKRKKRYRTNEEVELHLKGQTSQKKPSQRKPSANATPRISVALNPESLSSMTTAPKKITICIVLSIFLGCSIGAGVGYGVYVWSHAAKGSDREDTSIPQTVNVYSSTGSNVDSGNGNRGSGNGEGTSELGRVWINSENCGRLHPSVRNPYDDVGRFARSIDERIQARVVGGMDASIDQHPWQVSLWTRGHTCGGSIIASNWILFAAHCVDAYPHPENWTVYAGVNDRRDMMTKAQKAFVTDVISHWSFNLDTYDSDIALLRLDRHFTLNKDVKTICLPSDRRHVENGTVCQISGWGATSEGSSLPFILQDTFVEIIDHGTCNQANWLSGLVNDKMFCAGAVDGSKDACQGDSGGPLACLDHIENRSYLMGAVSWGIGCGEAFMPGVYTRIPTLVSWVKKTMNDVEAKYSSPTAST, from the coding sequence ATGGAGAAGAAAAACTACTCGGCAGGAatgaaaaaagacaaaaaagagATGATGCCTATGGAGTCCACTTCCATTGttcaagaagaaaaagtaataggaaaatcaaaacaatCTCCAGAAATTGACAGGCCTTCCACCTCAGTGGAATCAAGAcctgaagaaaaaagaaagaagAGATATCGTACGAATGAGGAAGTCGAACTACATTTAAAAGGCCAGACTTCTCAAAAAAAACCTTCACAGAGAAAACCTTCAGCAAACGCCACCCCTAGAATTAGTGTTGCGCTAAATCCTGAGAGCCTTTCATCAATGACAACAGCTCCGAAGAAGATCACCATTTGCATAGTTCTTAGTATATTTCTTGGTTGTTCGATTGGAGCTGGTGTTGGTTATGGTGTTTATGTATGGTCTCATGCTGCTAAAGGCTCTGACAGAGAGGATACTTCTATACCCCAGACAGTTAACGTCTATTCTAGCACTGGAAGTAATGTTGATTCTGGAAATGGGAATCGTGGCAGTGGAAATGGCGAAGGAACATCAGAGCTGGGAAGGGTGTGGATTAATTCGGAAAACTGTGGGAGGTTGCATCCATCGGTAAGGAATCCATATGATGATGTAGGGCGCTTTGCACGCAGTATTGACGAACGCATTCAGGCAAGAGTTGTTGGAGGTATGGATGCTTCAATTGACCAACATCCATGGCAAGTGTCGTTGTGGACAAGGGGCCATACTTGTGGTGGAAGCATCATTGCTTCAAATTGGATTTTATTTGCCGCACACTGTGTTGATGCATACCCTCATCCTGAAAACTGGACTGTGTATGCTGGTGTCAATGATCGCAGAGATATGATGACTAAAGCCCAAAAAGCCTTTGTAACAGATGTGATATCACATTGGTCATTCAATTTAGATACCTATGATAGTGACATAGCACTTCTTAGGCTAGACAGACATTTTACTCTAAACAAAGATGTGAAAACTATATGTTTGCCTTCAGATAGACGTCATGTTGAAAATGGAACTGTTTGCCAAATATCTGGTTGGGGCGCAACTAGTGAAGGGTCAAGTCTTCCGTTTATTTTACAAGACACATTTGTGGAAATCATTGATCATGGTACTTGCAACCAGGCTAACTGGTTGAGTGGATTAGTTAATGATAAGATGTTTTGCGCTGGTGCCGTTGACGGTAGCAAGGATGCTTGCCAAGGAGACTCAGGAGGTCCTTTAGCCTGTCTGGATCATATTGAAAATCGTTCTTACCTAATGGGTGCAGTAAGCTGGGGTATTGGTTGTGGTGAAGCGTTTATGCCAGGAGTGTATACGAGGATCCCAACACTTGTGTCTTGGGTAAAGAAAACTATGAATGATGTGGAGGCCAAATATTCTTCTCCTACAGCAAGTACATAA
- the LOC143452707 gene encoding xaa-Pro aminopeptidase 3-like isoform X1, with translation MRKSLLTSFHHLTCVNTNCFFAHRALSIGSSAQNFQENAITRNLGQPTAYTHPFLLNKGEVTPGLTKEDYEERRSALIRIINAVSKKQKNDKEEKGNVVILFGEPIKYMSEDIPYPFHQNTNFRYLTGFLEPDSCLILDSRSVEESSTHKSTLLVQERDSHKELWHGARAGTDGAVEHTGIDHAEGMQHLSNILKKYLSENYDIWYDFQRPTNLELHMNHMRSFLTDAFKKKLKIRSINDAIHQQRHIKTNKEIVLMMEAGRITAEAFKQTIPFSSPDINEGTVQALLDCECRVRGAQMLAYPPVVAGGNRANTLHYIFNNQRIKDGELVLVDAGAEYHGYVADITRTWPVNGKFSPAQRTLYEAVLKTQRACISLCKPGNTLDQIYNAMAMLIVQELMANKIIKRKPKGHETYEVARKYCPHHVSHWLGMDVHDTQCVPRSIPLTPGMVVTVEPGIYIREDDIDVSEEYRGIGIRIEDDVAVTSDGPLVLTGACPKDVDEIELLMSNT, from the exons ATGAGAAAAAGTCTCTTAACTAGTTTTCATCACTTGACATGTGTAAATACAAACTGTTTCTTTGCACACCGTGCTTTGTCTATCGGTTCCTCTGCACAGAATTTTCAGGAAAATGCCATCACACGAAATCTTGGTCAACCCACTGCATATACTCATCCATTTCTTTTAAACAAAG GCGAAGTTACACCTGGTCTCACAAAGGAAGATTATGAAGAAAGAAGAAGTGCTTTGATAAGGATCATAAATGCAGTATCTAAGAAACAAAAG AATGACAAAGAAGAGAAGGGaaatgttgtaattttattcGGTGAACCCATCAAATACATGAGTGAAGACATACCTTACCCATTCCACCAAAATACCAACTTTCGATATCTCACTGGCTTTTTG GAACCCGACAGTTGCCTTATATTAGACAGCCGATCAGTTGAGGAATCTTCCACTCATAAATCAACACTGCTTGTACAAGAGCGTGATTCGCATAAAGAGTTGTGGCATGGGGCTAGAGCTGGCACTGATGGGGCCGTGGAGCACACAG GTATAGATCATGCAGAAGGCATGCAACATCTGTCAAATATCCTCAAGAAGTACTTGTCGGAAAACTATGACATTTGGTATGATTTTCAAAGGCCAACAAACCTGGAATTGCATATGAATCACATGAG GTCATTTTTGACTgatgcatttaaaaaaaaattgaaaatacgATCTATAAATGATGCTATACATCAGCAACGacatattaaaacaaacaaggaaaTTGTGTTAATGATGGAAGCCGGTAGAATAACCGCTGAG GCTTTCAAGCAAACTATACCATTTTCTTCCCCCGACATAAATGAAGGCACAGTTCAGGCTTTACTAGATTGTGAATGTAGAGTAAGAGGTGCACAGATGTTAGCATATCCTCCAGTTGTAGCTGGTGGCAACAG GGCAAATACATTGCACTACATTTTCAACAACCAGCGTATCAAGGATGGGGAATTGGTGCTGGTTGACGCAGGAGCAGAGTATCACGGATATGTTGCTGATATAACAAGGACGTGGCCTGTAAATGGAAA GTTCAGCCCAGCACAACGAACGTTGTATGAAGCTGTGCTGAAAACTCAAAGAGCGTGCATCAGCCTGTGCAAGCCTGGCAATACATTAGATCAAATTTACAACGCCATGGCGATGCTTATTGTTCAGGAGTTAATGGcgaacaaaataataaaaaggaAACCAAAAGGACATGAAACGTACGAg GTCGCACGGAAATACTGTCCCCATCACGTTAGCCACTGGCTTGGAATGGACGTTCATGACACGCAGTGCGTACCGCGCTCCATACCTCTTACACCAGGCATGGTTGTCACTGTGGAACCAG GGATCTACATACGCGAAGATGACATAGACGTTTCTGAAGAATATCGCGGTATTGGGATCCGTATTGAAGATGACGTAGCAGTGACGTCAGACGGGCCACTTGTGCTTACCGGGGCGTGTCCTAAAGACGTTGACGAAATTGAACTACTAATGTCCAACACGTGA
- the LOC143452707 gene encoding xaa-Pro aminopeptidase 3-like isoform X2, producing the protein MRKSLLTSFHHLTCVNTNCFFAHRALSIGSSAQNFQENAITRNLGQPTAYTHPFLLNKGEVTPGLTKEDYEERRSALIRIINAVSKKQKNDKEEKGNVVILFGEPIKYMSEDIPYPFHQNTNFRYLTGFLEPDSCLILDSRSVEESSTHKSTLLVQERDSHKELWHGARAGTDGAVEHTGIDHAEGMQHLSNILKKYLSENYDIWYDFQRPTNLELHMNHMRSFLTDAFKKKLKIRSINDAIHQQRHIKTNKEIVLMMEAGRITAEAFKQTIPFSSPDINEGTVQALLDCECRVRGAQMLAYPPVVAGGNRANTLHYIFNNQRIKDGELVLVDAGAEYHGYVADITRTWPVNGKFSPAQRTLYEAVLKTQRACISLCKPGNTLDQIYNAMAMLIVQELMANKIIKRKPKGHETSHGNTVPITLATGLEWTFMTRSAYRAPYLLHQAWLSLWNQGSTYAKMT; encoded by the exons ATGAGAAAAAGTCTCTTAACTAGTTTTCATCACTTGACATGTGTAAATACAAACTGTTTCTTTGCACACCGTGCTTTGTCTATCGGTTCCTCTGCACAGAATTTTCAGGAAAATGCCATCACACGAAATCTTGGTCAACCCACTGCATATACTCATCCATTTCTTTTAAACAAAG GCGAAGTTACACCTGGTCTCACAAAGGAAGATTATGAAGAAAGAAGAAGTGCTTTGATAAGGATCATAAATGCAGTATCTAAGAAACAAAAG AATGACAAAGAAGAGAAGGGaaatgttgtaattttattcGGTGAACCCATCAAATACATGAGTGAAGACATACCTTACCCATTCCACCAAAATACCAACTTTCGATATCTCACTGGCTTTTTG GAACCCGACAGTTGCCTTATATTAGACAGCCGATCAGTTGAGGAATCTTCCACTCATAAATCAACACTGCTTGTACAAGAGCGTGATTCGCATAAAGAGTTGTGGCATGGGGCTAGAGCTGGCACTGATGGGGCCGTGGAGCACACAG GTATAGATCATGCAGAAGGCATGCAACATCTGTCAAATATCCTCAAGAAGTACTTGTCGGAAAACTATGACATTTGGTATGATTTTCAAAGGCCAACAAACCTGGAATTGCATATGAATCACATGAG GTCATTTTTGACTgatgcatttaaaaaaaaattgaaaatacgATCTATAAATGATGCTATACATCAGCAACGacatattaaaacaaacaaggaaaTTGTGTTAATGATGGAAGCCGGTAGAATAACCGCTGAG GCTTTCAAGCAAACTATACCATTTTCTTCCCCCGACATAAATGAAGGCACAGTTCAGGCTTTACTAGATTGTGAATGTAGAGTAAGAGGTGCACAGATGTTAGCATATCCTCCAGTTGTAGCTGGTGGCAACAG GGCAAATACATTGCACTACATTTTCAACAACCAGCGTATCAAGGATGGGGAATTGGTGCTGGTTGACGCAGGAGCAGAGTATCACGGATATGTTGCTGATATAACAAGGACGTGGCCTGTAAATGGAAA GTTCAGCCCAGCACAACGAACGTTGTATGAAGCTGTGCTGAAAACTCAAAGAGCGTGCATCAGCCTGTGCAAGCCTGGCAATACATTAGATCAAATTTACAACGCCATGGCGATGCTTATTGTTCAGGAGTTAATGGcgaacaaaataataaaaaggaAACCAAAAGGACATGAAAC GTCGCACGGAAATACTGTCCCCATCACGTTAGCCACTGGCTTGGAATGGACGTTCATGACACGCAGTGCGTACCGCGCTCCATACCTCTTACACCAGGCATGGTTGTCACTGTGGAACCAG GGATCTACATACGCGAAGATGACATAG
- the LOC143452741 gene encoding solute carrier family 25 member 48-like isoform X3, with protein sequence MVEADAFVAGWVGGASSVIASHPLDTVKVRLQTSTTYKSGIDCALTTLKWEGLRGFFKGMAFPLVSASAYNSFVFGSYHHYQALIGRWRYNDSNQPLGYKDQCLAAMATGGTSVIIGAPVDLVKIRLQVQTETKKSRLTLNTAPAYLQGLSSETSRTSASGCTSLRKAETPRVIPLAKQQTIYRGPIDCFIDVYRRNGIRGIYRGAPTMIIRDVPGYTVFLVPYDSLREYFIGDHDSKLAALVASAWAGGLTGAISWGVMHPVDTVKSRLQADIGRKTQKYRGFWHCTVSIYREHGMSAFFRGLTLNALRGFPQCGALLCGVEFTTQLFRGSKGE encoded by the exons ATGGTAGAAGCAGACGCCTTCGTCGCTGGATGGGTGGGAG GTGCTTCAAGCGTTATTGCTTCACATCCTTTGGATACGGTCAAA GTACGCCTACAAACCTCCACGACTTATAAAAGTGGAATCGACTGCGCTTTGACCACTTTGAAATGGGAGGGACTACGAGGTTTCTTCAAAGGAATGGCTTTTCCATTGGTGTCTGCTTCTGCTTACAATTCTttcgttttcgggtcttaccA TCACTATCAAGCATTAATTGGGCGATGGCGTTACAATGATTCTAACCAACCGTTGGGATACAAAGATCAGTGTCTAGCTGCCATGGCCACTGGGGGCACCTCCGTGATAATCGGTGCCCCTGTGGATCTTGTTAAa ATTCGCTTGCAAGTCCAAACGGAAACCAAGAAATCCAGACTAACATTAAATACAGCACCCGCCTATCTCCAAGGATTGTCATCTGAAACAA GCAGAACATCCGCAAGTGGCTGTACATCATTGCGAAAAGCAGAGACTCCCCGCGTAATACCGTTAGCAAAGCAACAGACGATATACCGTGGACCAATTGACTGTTTCATTGATGTCTATCGACGTAACGGTATTCGTGGGATTTACCGCGGTGCACCTACAATGATAATTCGTGATGTTCCAGGGTATACCGTGTTTCTTGTACCTTACGATTCCTTGAGGGAGTATTTTATTGGAGATCATGATAGTAAGCTAGCGGCTCTAGTGGCCAGTGCTTGGGCAGGGGGGCTTACCGGAGCAATTTCTTGGGGTGTAATGCATCCAGTGGATACAGTAAAAAGCCG GCTCCAGGCTGATATCGGTAGAAAAACTCAAAAGTATCGTGGATTCTGGCACTGTACTGTCAGCATTTACAGAGAGCACGGGATGTCAGCATTTTTTCGGGGTTTAACCCTCAATGCATTGAGAGGATTTCCCCAATGCGGAGCCTTGTTGTGCGGGGTGGAATTTACTACACAATTGTTTCGCGGATCAAAAGGAGAGTAA
- the LOC143452741 gene encoding solute carrier family 25 member 48-like isoform X2 yields MGGRCFKRYCFTSFGYGQSKPIATGISLKAKVSFSCQKVRLQTSTTYKSGIDCALTTLKWEGLRGFFKGMAFPLVSASAYNSFVFGSYHHYQALIGRWRYNDSNQPLGYKDQCLAAMATGGTSVIIGAPVDLVKIRLQVQTETKKSRLTLNTAPAYLQGLSSETSRTSASGCTSLRKAETPRVIPLAKQQTIYRGPIDCFIDVYRRNGIRGIYRGAPTMIIRDVPGYTVFLVPYDSLREYFIGDHDSKLAALVASAWAGGLTGAISWGVMHPVDTVKSRLQADIGRKTQKYRGFWHCTVSIYREHGMSAFFRGLTLNALRGFPQCGALLCGVEFTTQLFRGSKGE; encoded by the exons ATGGGTGGGAG GTGCTTCAAGCGTTATTGCTTCACATCCTTTGGATACGGTCAAAGTAAGCCTATAGCAACTGGGATTAGCCTGAAAGCTAAGGTCTCGTTTAGCTGTCAAAAG GTACGCCTACAAACCTCCACGACTTATAAAAGTGGAATCGACTGCGCTTTGACCACTTTGAAATGGGAGGGACTACGAGGTTTCTTCAAAGGAATGGCTTTTCCATTGGTGTCTGCTTCTGCTTACAATTCTttcgttttcgggtcttaccA TCACTATCAAGCATTAATTGGGCGATGGCGTTACAATGATTCTAACCAACCGTTGGGATACAAAGATCAGTGTCTAGCTGCCATGGCCACTGGGGGCACCTCCGTGATAATCGGTGCCCCTGTGGATCTTGTTAAa ATTCGCTTGCAAGTCCAAACGGAAACCAAGAAATCCAGACTAACATTAAATACAGCACCCGCCTATCTCCAAGGATTGTCATCTGAAACAA GCAGAACATCCGCAAGTGGCTGTACATCATTGCGAAAAGCAGAGACTCCCCGCGTAATACCGTTAGCAAAGCAACAGACGATATACCGTGGACCAATTGACTGTTTCATTGATGTCTATCGACGTAACGGTATTCGTGGGATTTACCGCGGTGCACCTACAATGATAATTCGTGATGTTCCAGGGTATACCGTGTTTCTTGTACCTTACGATTCCTTGAGGGAGTATTTTATTGGAGATCATGATAGTAAGCTAGCGGCTCTAGTGGCCAGTGCTTGGGCAGGGGGGCTTACCGGAGCAATTTCTTGGGGTGTAATGCATCCAGTGGATACAGTAAAAAGCCG GCTCCAGGCTGATATCGGTAGAAAAACTCAAAAGTATCGTGGATTCTGGCACTGTACTGTCAGCATTTACAGAGAGCACGGGATGTCAGCATTTTTTCGGGGTTTAACCCTCAATGCATTGAGAGGATTTCCCCAATGCGGAGCCTTGTTGTGCGGGGTGGAATTTACTACACAATTGTTTCGCGGATCAAAAGGAGAGTAA
- the LOC143452741 gene encoding solute carrier family 25 member 48-like isoform X1, with translation MGYMFSDGRSRRLRRWMGGRCFKRYCFTSFGYGQSKPIATGISLKAKVSFSCQKVRLQTSTTYKSGIDCALTTLKWEGLRGFFKGMAFPLVSASAYNSFVFGSYHHYQALIGRWRYNDSNQPLGYKDQCLAAMATGGTSVIIGAPVDLVKIRLQVQTETKKSRLTLNTAPAYLQGLSSETSRTSASGCTSLRKAETPRVIPLAKQQTIYRGPIDCFIDVYRRNGIRGIYRGAPTMIIRDVPGYTVFLVPYDSLREYFIGDHDSKLAALVASAWAGGLTGAISWGVMHPVDTVKSRLQADIGRKTQKYRGFWHCTVSIYREHGMSAFFRGLTLNALRGFPQCGALLCGVEFTTQLFRGSKGE, from the exons ATGGGTTATATGTTTAGCGATGGTAGAAGCAGACGCCTTCGTCGCTGGATGGGTGGGAG GTGCTTCAAGCGTTATTGCTTCACATCCTTTGGATACGGTCAAAGTAAGCCTATAGCAACTGGGATTAGCCTGAAAGCTAAGGTCTCGTTTAGCTGTCAAAAG GTACGCCTACAAACCTCCACGACTTATAAAAGTGGAATCGACTGCGCTTTGACCACTTTGAAATGGGAGGGACTACGAGGTTTCTTCAAAGGAATGGCTTTTCCATTGGTGTCTGCTTCTGCTTACAATTCTttcgttttcgggtcttaccA TCACTATCAAGCATTAATTGGGCGATGGCGTTACAATGATTCTAACCAACCGTTGGGATACAAAGATCAGTGTCTAGCTGCCATGGCCACTGGGGGCACCTCCGTGATAATCGGTGCCCCTGTGGATCTTGTTAAa ATTCGCTTGCAAGTCCAAACGGAAACCAAGAAATCCAGACTAACATTAAATACAGCACCCGCCTATCTCCAAGGATTGTCATCTGAAACAA GCAGAACATCCGCAAGTGGCTGTACATCATTGCGAAAAGCAGAGACTCCCCGCGTAATACCGTTAGCAAAGCAACAGACGATATACCGTGGACCAATTGACTGTTTCATTGATGTCTATCGACGTAACGGTATTCGTGGGATTTACCGCGGTGCACCTACAATGATAATTCGTGATGTTCCAGGGTATACCGTGTTTCTTGTACCTTACGATTCCTTGAGGGAGTATTTTATTGGAGATCATGATAGTAAGCTAGCGGCTCTAGTGGCCAGTGCTTGGGCAGGGGGGCTTACCGGAGCAATTTCTTGGGGTGTAATGCATCCAGTGGATACAGTAAAAAGCCG GCTCCAGGCTGATATCGGTAGAAAAACTCAAAAGTATCGTGGATTCTGGCACTGTACTGTCAGCATTTACAGAGAGCACGGGATGTCAGCATTTTTTCGGGGTTTAACCCTCAATGCATTGAGAGGATTTCCCCAATGCGGAGCCTTGTTGTGCGGGGTGGAATTTACTACACAATTGTTTCGCGGATCAAAAGGAGAGTAA